The proteins below are encoded in one region of Pontibacter deserti:
- a CDS encoding DUF2238 domain-containing protein, with protein MTVTTRQAILRKPFLRQPLHMAYMVLFLTFWIYSAITTPDLINWFTENSLTLSLLIFLVAFYNIFRFSDTSYTLIFLFLLLHVYGSQYEYPDNPFGEWLQVEFNQPRNNYDRLVHLGFGLLLSYPMHEVLAYGFRIRRILSYLLPIEFVLSLGALYELAEWAVADLFYKGSEQGMDFLGMQGDIWDAQKDIALGFAGSVLAMCITYLLNRFRSR; from the coding sequence ATGACTGTAACCACCAGACAAGCCATCCTCCGAAAGCCTTTCCTGCGCCAGCCATTGCACATGGCGTACATGGTGTTGTTCCTTACTTTCTGGATTTATTCGGCCATCACTACTCCTGACCTTATAAACTGGTTCACTGAAAACTCCCTTACTTTATCCTTGCTTATCTTCTTGGTGGCCTTTTACAATATCTTTCGGTTCTCAGATACCAGCTATACTTTGATCTTCCTGTTTTTGCTGCTGCATGTATACGGCAGCCAGTACGAATACCCTGATAATCCTTTTGGCGAGTGGTTGCAAGTTGAATTTAACCAGCCCCGGAACAATTACGACCGCCTGGTGCACTTAGGCTTCGGGCTGCTGCTCTCTTACCCCATGCACGAGGTATTGGCTTATGGTTTCAGAATAAGACGCATTTTAAGCTATCTGCTCCCAATAGAGTTTGTGCTGTCGTTGGGGGCCTTATATGAGTTAGCAGAATGGGCTGTTGCAGACTTATTCTATAAAGGATCTGAACAAGGCATGGACTTCCTGGGAATGCAGGGCGATATCTGGGATGCACAGAAAGATATTGCTTTAGGTTTTGCAGGCAGTGTGTTGGCGATGTGTATAACTTATTTGCTCAACAGATTCAGGAGCCGATAA